Proteins encoded within one genomic window of Lysinibacillus louembei:
- a CDS encoding ferrochelatase — protein MIAVIYYAYGAPKSIDDVQAYFSHILKGKPVPAQMLSGIEEAFKQSGFPDFIRSSTERIAKALQTTLNSRSNEEIRVYNVYKHTAPFVEDVYNEAVQAGAKTIVTLSVNPILSVGGGGAVHAEVAELASGSDIRHIAIDNWHLDEGIISVYAERVRRAFEWLPAEAQKSAYILFTAHSQPIVPERSEFYAKQFEELAAAIAKKANIERFQPVYRSGKSEGWLAPNVKDAMRSLQAEGAQGFVTCELLSVSADVESFSEINEQCQKLAAELNVSFATSEFLGDSFDTIIALTALVEKHI, from the coding sequence ATGATAGCAGTCATTTATTATGCCTATGGTGCACCAAAATCAATTGATGATGTACAAGCATATTTTAGCCATATTCTAAAGGGGAAGCCAGTACCTGCACAAATGCTTAGTGGTATTGAGGAAGCATTTAAACAGTCAGGATTCCCAGACTTCATTCGTTCTTCCACTGAACGGATTGCCAAAGCGTTACAAACAACATTAAACAGTAGATCAAATGAAGAAATTCGCGTATATAACGTATATAAGCATACAGCTCCATTTGTAGAGGATGTATATAACGAGGCTGTGCAAGCAGGCGCAAAGACAATTGTGACACTTTCGGTTAATCCAATTTTATCTGTGGGCGGTGGTGGAGCTGTACATGCAGAGGTAGCAGAGCTTGCAAGTGGGAGCGATATTCGTCATATAGCGATTGATAACTGGCATTTAGATGAAGGTATTATTAGTGTCTACGCAGAACGTGTTCGCCGCGCTTTTGAATGGCTACCTGCAGAGGCGCAAAAATCTGCTTATATACTGTTTACAGCGCATAGTCAGCCAATTGTACCAGAGCGTAGTGAATTTTATGCAAAGCAATTTGAGGAGCTTGCTGCTGCGATTGCTAAAAAAGCAAATATCGAGAGATTCCAGCCAGTTTATCGTTCAGGTAAATCGGAAGGTTGGCTAGCACCAAATGTAAAGGATGCGATGAGAAGCTTACAAGCTGAAGGTGCGCAAGGCTTTGTTACATGTGAGCTATTAAGTGTTAGCGCCGATGTGGAATCATTTAGTGAAATTAATGAGCAATGCCAGAAGCTAGCGGCAGAGCTAAATGTAAGCTTTGCAACTTCCGAGTTTTTAGGCGATAGCTTTGATACAATCATCGCTTTAACGGCATTGGTTGAAAAACATATTTAA
- a CDS encoding sigma-70 family RNA polymerase sigma factor: MKITSDNFIKHLKKKREEALQYVIGEYIGIVKAIIYNTLKSYNDPQIIEECISDTFLGAYENARQFEGNQEDFRKWLCTIAKFQAINKQRKLAKSALFYEINENSDTVKSAEEEYLLKASTEELLNMMSQLEQLDRDIFTMKYFLNMKNEEIAKHCGLTKAAIDNRLYRGKKRLQQIHLGGSVT, encoded by the coding sequence ATGAAAATTACAAGTGACAACTTTATTAAGCATTTGAAGAAAAAAAGAGAAGAAGCGCTACAGTATGTAATTGGTGAATATATCGGCATTGTGAAAGCAATTATTTACAATACATTAAAATCTTATAATGATCCCCAGATCATTGAAGAATGTATTAGTGACACATTTTTAGGAGCCTATGAAAATGCAAGGCAATTTGAAGGCAATCAAGAGGATTTTAGAAAGTGGCTTTGTACAATCGCCAAATTTCAAGCAATTAATAAGCAACGAAAGCTAGCTAAATCAGCGTTATTTTATGAAATTAATGAAAACAGTGACACGGTAAAATCAGCAGAAGAGGAGTATCTTCTAAAGGCATCGACAGAGGAATTATTAAACATGATGAGCCAGCTAGAGCAATTGGACCGCGATATTTTTACGATGAAATACTTTTTAAATATGAAAAACGAGGAAATTGCTAAGCATTGTGGTTTGACAAAGGCTGCTATAGATAATCGCTTATATCGAGGGAAAAAGCGTCTACAACAAATTCATTTAGGAGGAAGTGTGACATGA
- a CDS encoding DUF4179 domain-containing protein, producing the protein MKKLYKQFNHVKIDMELEPMEVSTHEKERIEKRIFKVKKKKYFTKYMAAAAIFLLATGITVGYTFPAFATNIPIIGNVFSLFVDNEKYVFDNYGQYSTTMGISQESNGVEVTITNAVYDTENITIAYTIKSDKSLGERPVIEESIVVDEFKERYKHSGYDRNYIVQKLSDTEYAVVYVYQLIEGTKPEEVHVKFQGDEIIDLNNVNNVVAGNWSFEFTLQALKSESQIFQKDSLTTEAEGVKVAVLKSTKTPIATTFYMSELVDEALLAQEYDKVRLVFVEYRVMDDVGNHYNFIHHRGTAHSTDFGESHINYPRITLPAFDERATSITITPIISVNKVKNDAIEGEVVPVKEPFEIAPIQIPVR; encoded by the coding sequence ATGAAAAAGCTATATAAGCAATTTAATCATGTAAAGATTGATATGGAATTGGAGCCAATGGAAGTTAGCACACATGAAAAAGAGCGGATTGAAAAAAGGATATTTAAGGTTAAAAAGAAGAAATATTTCACAAAATATATGGCAGCTGCTGCTATATTTTTACTAGCTACAGGCATTACAGTTGGTTACACATTCCCAGCCTTCGCTACTAATATTCCGATTATAGGAAATGTATTTTCTTTATTTGTTGATAATGAAAAATATGTGTTTGATAACTATGGACAGTATTCTACAACTATGGGCATAAGTCAGGAAAGTAACGGCGTTGAAGTAACGATTACGAATGCGGTTTATGATACAGAAAACATTACGATTGCCTACACAATTAAAAGTGACAAAAGCTTGGGAGAGAGACCAGTCATAGAAGAATCAATAGTAGTTGATGAATTTAAGGAAAGATATAAGCACAGTGGTTATGACCGTAATTATATTGTGCAAAAATTAAGTGATACAGAATATGCCGTAGTCTATGTGTATCAGTTAATTGAAGGCACAAAGCCAGAAGAAGTGCATGTGAAATTTCAAGGTGATGAAATTATAGATTTAAATAATGTGAATAATGTAGTAGCGGGAAATTGGTCTTTCGAATTTACATTACAGGCATTAAAGAGTGAATCACAAATATTTCAGAAGGATAGCTTAACAACAGAGGCTGAAGGTGTCAAAGTAGCTGTACTGAAATCCACTAAAACACCGATTGCTACAACATTTTATATGTCAGAGCTAGTCGATGAGGCACTTCTAGCGCAGGAATATGATAAAGTACGTCTTGTATTTGTGGAGTATCGAGTGATGGATGATGTAGGAAATCATTATAACTTTATTCATCATAGAGGGACGGCACATAGCACTGACTTTGGTGAATCCCATATAAATTATCCACGTATTACATTGCCAGCCTTTGATGAAAGAGCAACATCGATTACGATAACGCCGATCATTAGTGTGAATAAAGTAAAAAATGATGCAATAGAGGGTGAAGTAGTGCCAGTAAAAGAGCCATTTGAAATTGCGCCTATTCAAATTCCTGTGAGGTGA
- the helD gene encoding RNA polymerase recycling motor HelD, protein MNLLFQQQQKHVNGVMKTIASQMNRLEKEASQRQSDVMNIRKHFWDEVKVNTDTFDDFLETIIGLRQEAQALAVSQSTHQHAAKRLDVLQRMQNIPYFGRIDFTEQGHSATEQIYIGISSLMDEGGEDFLIYDWRAPISSVYYDYQPGPAQYKTPEGIIYGQLEKKWQYLIRAGELQSMFDTSLTIGDEILQQVLGKGTDKYMHSIVATIQQEQNRIIRHDKGRLLVVHGAAGSGKTSAAMQRVAYLLYKYRDSLNAEQIILFSPNAMFNSYVSNVLPELGEENMQQVTFQEYLNHRLSKEFQIENPYDQLEYLLTTMDTATRVAAIQFKASVRFFEVIKSYKESLGLSGMLFQDIMFRQKSIVTAKEIAAHFYSYETSLKFHHRLEKTKNWLLTQVKEFEKREWSRPWVEDEIELLSNEEYHKAYVYLAKKKGFNRDSVTDYEMEPKMLARLLVHQKLKPLKKRIAALHFIDMKGIYQQLFTDTALMQKLLEERLPLMWEAICQITVDTLEEDKLFYEDATPFLLMKELIQGFQTNLSIKHIFIDEAQDYSPFQFEFIKRLFPIAKMTVLGDFNQAIFTHASGVVNFDVLQHLYGQEEMEVINLAQSYRSTKPIIEFTRQLIPQGEHIIPFDRDGEQPVVTQVANEEELHLDIKAKVEELKGLGYQSIAIICQSAAESKHAYEALTAIEDIILLKNSSPKYEQGVVVIPAYLAKGIEFEAVIIYNASVYRDESVRRLFYTACTRAMHCLQLYSVGQPSSFLQKE, encoded by the coding sequence ATGAATTTATTATTTCAACAACAACAAAAGCATGTAAATGGTGTGATGAAGACGATTGCATCACAAATGAATCGACTGGAGAAGGAGGCTTCGCAGCGACAAAGTGATGTGATGAATATTCGTAAGCATTTTTGGGATGAAGTGAAAGTGAATACGGACACTTTCGATGATTTTCTTGAAACGATTATTGGATTAAGACAGGAAGCGCAAGCATTGGCAGTCAGTCAAAGCACCCATCAGCATGCTGCAAAAAGGTTGGATGTATTGCAGCGTATGCAGAACATTCCTTATTTTGGGCGAATTGATTTTACAGAGCAAGGACATAGTGCTACAGAACAAATTTATATTGGAATCTCGTCATTGATGGATGAAGGTGGGGAGGATTTCCTTATTTATGATTGGCGAGCACCTATTTCTAGCGTATATTACGATTATCAGCCAGGACCTGCGCAATATAAAACACCAGAAGGCATCATCTATGGTCAGCTGGAGAAGAAATGGCAATATTTAATTCGTGCGGGTGAGCTTCAATCTATGTTTGATACAAGTCTAACGATAGGTGATGAAATTTTACAGCAAGTTTTAGGTAAAGGCACAGATAAATATATGCATAGCATTGTGGCAACAATCCAGCAGGAGCAAAATCGCATTATTCGTCATGACAAAGGTAGATTGCTTGTTGTACACGGTGCGGCTGGTAGTGGGAAAACATCTGCTGCAATGCAGCGTGTTGCCTATTTACTATATAAATACCGCGACAGCTTGAATGCAGAGCAAATTATTTTATTTTCACCGAATGCGATGTTTAATAGCTATGTATCGAATGTACTACCAGAGCTTGGGGAAGAAAATATGCAGCAGGTGACATTTCAAGAATATTTAAATCATCGATTGAGCAAAGAGTTTCAAATTGAAAACCCTTATGACCAACTGGAATATTTATTGACGACAATGGATACAGCTACAAGGGTCGCAGCTATCCAATTTAAAGCATCTGTACGCTTTTTTGAGGTGATTAAATCTTATAAGGAATCGCTGGGGCTGTCGGGTATGCTGTTTCAAGATATTATGTTTAGACAAAAATCTATCGTGACAGCAAAGGAAATCGCTGCACATTTTTATAGCTATGAAACATCATTGAAATTTCATCATCGTCTTGAAAAAACAAAGAATTGGCTGCTAACGCAAGTGAAGGAATTTGAAAAGCGAGAGTGGTCAAGGCCTTGGGTAGAGGATGAAATCGAGCTGTTGAGCAACGAAGAATATCATAAAGCTTATGTTTATTTAGCGAAAAAGAAAGGCTTTAATCGCGATTCAGTAACAGATTATGAAATGGAGCCAAAAATGCTAGCAAGGCTTTTAGTCCATCAAAAATTAAAGCCATTGAAAAAGCGCATTGCTGCATTGCATTTTATTGATATGAAGGGTATTTATCAGCAATTATTTACAGATACAGCACTGATGCAAAAATTGCTAGAGGAGCGCTTGCCACTAATGTGGGAGGCAATTTGTCAGATAACAGTGGACACATTAGAAGAAGATAAACTATTTTATGAGGATGCGACACCATTTTTATTAATGAAAGAGTTGATTCAAGGCTTTCAAACGAACCTGTCCATCAAGCATATTTTTATTGATGAGGCACAGGATTACTCACCGTTTCAATTTGAGTTTATTAAGCGTTTATTCCCTATTGCTAAAATGACGGTGTTAGGGGATTTTAATCAAGCGATTTTTACACATGCGAGTGGTGTAGTCAATTTTGATGTGCTGCAGCATTTATATGGACAAGAGGAAATGGAAGTTATCAATTTGGCGCAAAGTTACCGCTCAACAAAGCCAATTATTGAATTTACACGTCAGCTCATTCCACAAGGTGAGCACATTATTCCTTTTGATCGTGATGGAGAGCAGCCTGTTGTGACACAAGTAGCGAATGAGGAGGAGCTACATCTCGATATCAAGGCGAAGGTTGAAGAGCTGAAAGGCTTAGGCTATCAGAGCATAGCAATTATCTGTCAATCGGCAGCGGAAAGTAAACATGCATATGAAGCATTAACAGCTATTGAAGATATCATCCTGTTAAAAAATAGCTCACCAAAGTATGAGCAAGGTGTTGTCGTTATTCCAGCATATTTAGCGAAGGGCATTGAGTTTGAGGCAGTAATTATTTATAATGCATCAGTGTATCGAGATGAAAGTGTGCGTCGACTTTTTTATACAGCTTGTACGAGAGCGATGCATTGCTTACAGCTATATAGTGTAGGGCAGCCAAGCTCCTTTTTACAGAAGGAGTAG
- a CDS encoding peptidylprolyl isomerase, with the protein MFLRNKKLYLMFALLTLVFALAACGTKDDKEDGAAEPESEKNDIADVKENPIVTITMDNDEKIVIELEPAVAPNTVANFISLVEQGFYDGLIFHRVIPGFMIQGGDPEGTGVGGPDYGIKGEFAANGFDNNLKHERGVISMARAQDPDSAGSQFFIMVEDAPHLDEQYAAFGKVIEGIEVADAIVAVERDAADKPLEDQKIKKVEVDTKGVDYPEPEVIK; encoded by the coding sequence ATGTTTTTACGTAACAAAAAACTTTATTTGATGTTTGCTTTGTTAACATTGGTTTTTGCGCTTGCAGCATGTGGGACAAAGGATGATAAAGAGGATGGAGCAGCTGAGCCAGAAAGCGAAAAAAATGATATAGCAGATGTGAAGGAAAATCCAATCGTGACAATCACAATGGACAATGATGAGAAAATCGTTATCGAATTAGAGCCTGCTGTAGCGCCAAATACTGTAGCGAATTTTATTTCTTTAGTAGAGCAGGGCTTTTATGATGGACTTATTTTTCACCGAGTAATTCCAGGCTTTATGATTCAAGGCGGTGACCCAGAAGGTACAGGTGTAGGTGGCCCAGATTATGGCATTAAAGGAGAGTTTGCTGCAAACGGCTTTGACAATAACTTAAAGCATGAGCGTGGAGTGATTTCAATGGCTCGTGCACAAGATCCAGATTCTGCAGGCTCGCAATTTTTCATTATGGTAGAGGATGCGCCACATCTTGATGAGCAGTATGCAGCGTTTGGTAAAGTAATTGAAGGTATTGAAGTGGCAGATGCCATTGTTGCAGTTGAGCGAGATGCAGCAGACAAGCCATTGGAAGATCAAAAAATCAAGAAAGTGGAAGTGGATACAAAAGGTGTCGATTATCCAGAGCCAGAAGTAATTAAATAA
- a CDS encoding RNA polymerase sigma factor, whose amino-acid sequence MFQLEKHYEIHSEQIYQFLYFITFDVQLAEDLMQETFMRAYEARHSYHGDANVLTWLRTIARNIAYDYLKRGKRLRFFTLTKVKEEMAIELSAEQLVHIEEEKRELYRAIAGLKLNYRMAIVLRKIEGLSIKEAAEALGWNEAKVKNNTERGMLALKKAMGGRYDG is encoded by the coding sequence TTGTTTCAGTTAGAAAAGCATTATGAAATACATAGCGAGCAAATTTATCAGTTTTTATATTTTATAACATTCGATGTACAGCTAGCGGAAGATTTAATGCAGGAGACGTTTATGCGAGCATATGAGGCGAGGCATTCTTATCATGGAGATGCCAATGTTTTAACATGGCTACGCACGATTGCACGCAATATTGCCTACGACTATTTGAAACGTGGGAAAAGACTGCGCTTTTTCACGCTGACAAAGGTGAAGGAAGAAATGGCAATTGAGCTTTCAGCGGAGCAGCTTGTGCATATCGAAGAAGAGAAAAGAGAATTGTATCGAGCGATTGCTGGCTTGAAACTAAATTATCGAATGGCGATTGTATTACGGAAAATCGAAGGCTTATCGATTAAAGAGGCTGCGGAGGCTTTAGGCTGGAATGAAGCGAAGGTTAAAAATAATACAGAGCGAGGCATGCTTGCGCTAAAAAAGGCGATGGGAGGACGTTATGATGGATAA
- a CDS encoding DUF4179 domain-containing protein, with product MTEFNQQKYENLLQKVPIDTLQQDAQLQAFRRYKKQKQRKKRFGQVMLITACFMLLFIGSIRIFPSFAHAVAQIPSMQPLVKMIVLDKGMKDIVLHDYLEKINLSQTVHDKTLTITNVVADEYGMLISYKLQSATDLFDVQGVQSEVTHDNERIQGSIIADWWMQSKHTYEVENSIQISTYGGLDYSSKDFELMFVVDDSTFKIPFTLKNEIKKSKHYPINQQVTVDGQHFTIHELIISPIQSRLKMSVDPSNTKKILSFEDIRLYDENGEEWGKIHNGFTMHGNIEEQFSIMLESNYFRIPKSLIIKFTKIEAIDRKDTTIIADFDKKQIVSPPSSLPMEVTIRDHYAIEYSFATAQEDYEEISYYLVDAKGDIYYSSSSWLGPQQFMQSFEGEPLSPATIVISSFEQYLNGVEEIHVELK from the coding sequence ATGACAGAATTTAATCAGCAAAAGTATGAGAACTTGTTACAGAAAGTGCCCATTGATACATTGCAGCAAGATGCACAGCTTCAAGCTTTCAGGCGCTATAAAAAGCAAAAACAACGCAAAAAGCGCTTTGGCCAAGTAATGCTTATCACCGCATGTTTCATGCTGCTATTTATCGGCTCCATTCGCATCTTTCCTTCATTTGCTCATGCGGTCGCACAAATCCCTAGCATGCAGCCGCTTGTCAAAATGATTGTATTAGATAAGGGGATGAAGGATATTGTTTTACATGACTATTTGGAGAAAATTAATCTTAGCCAAACCGTTCATGATAAAACATTAACCATTACAAATGTTGTTGCAGATGAATATGGCATGCTGATTTCCTATAAATTGCAATCAGCTACTGATTTATTTGATGTGCAAGGAGTTCAATCAGAGGTAACACATGATAATGAGAGAATACAGGGGAGTATCATTGCTGATTGGTGGATGCAGTCTAAGCATACGTACGAGGTTGAAAATAGTATACAAATCTCTACATATGGCGGTTTGGACTATTCCTCAAAAGATTTTGAGCTAATGTTCGTTGTAGATGACTCAACATTTAAAATACCCTTTACCTTAAAAAATGAAATTAAAAAATCAAAGCACTATCCTATTAATCAGCAAGTCACAGTAGATGGACAACATTTCACAATACATGAGCTTATTATTTCACCCATTCAATCACGGCTAAAAATGTCAGTTGACCCGTCAAACACGAAGAAAATCCTATCATTTGAAGATATTCGTCTCTATGATGAGAATGGAGAAGAGTGGGGGAAAATCCACAATGGTTTCACAATGCATGGTAACATAGAGGAGCAATTTAGCATTATGCTCGAAAGCAATTATTTCCGCATACCGAAAAGCTTAATAATAAAATTTACTAAAATTGAGGCAATCGATAGAAAAGATACAACAATTATCGCCGATTTTGATAAAAAGCAAATTGTCAGCCCACCAAGCTCCCTGCCTATGGAGGTCACAATTAGAGATCACTATGCAATTGAATATAGCTTTGCAACAGCTCAAGAGGATTATGAAGAAATTTCCTATTATTTAGTTGATGCAAAAGGCGATATTTACTACTCCTCTTCCAGCTGGTTAGGCCCACAACAATTTATGCAATCCTTTGAAGGTGAGCCCTTAAGCCCCGCTACTATTGTGATTTCGAGCTTTGAGCAATATTTAAATGGCGTAGAAGAGATTCATGTGGAATTAAAATAA
- a CDS encoding sigma-70 family RNA polymerase sigma factor: protein MDEIELARRAIRGDIPSQLQLLQLYKEPMYRIAYSYMRNAHDANDALQEMTFQCLKNIHKVREPQHFKTWLVRVVINTCLMMQRQQKRVLLTDIPMDQPQQMSQLFELNEAITKLPIEQQELIHLKYFQDLKNSDIAAVQNIPEGTVKSRLHKTLKRLRQLLDEEGTS, encoded by the coding sequence ATGGACGAAATTGAGCTTGCCAGACGAGCGATTCGTGGCGATATCCCCTCACAGTTACAGCTTCTTCAGCTATATAAGGAGCCTATGTACCGCATTGCTTACAGCTATATGCGCAATGCGCATGATGCCAACGATGCACTACAGGAAATGACCTTTCAATGCTTAAAAAATATTCATAAAGTGCGGGAGCCTCAGCATTTCAAGACATGGCTGGTGCGAGTTGTCATTAACACCTGCCTTATGATGCAACGCCAGCAAAAGCGCGTTCTATTAACCGATATACCGATGGATCAACCGCAGCAAATGTCACAGCTTTTTGAATTGAATGAGGCAATTACTAAGCTACCTATCGAACAACAGGAGCTTATCCATTTGAAATACTTTCAAGACTTAAAAAATAGCGATATTGCGGCTGTACAAAATATTCCTGAAGGTACAGTGAAATCACGCTTACATAAAACATTGAAAAGACTTCGTCAGCTATTAGATGAGGAGGGAACATCATGA